Sequence from the Actinomyces slackii genome:
TGGCCTCGATCGAGCACGCCCGCTTCAAGCAGACCGATGCCGATGTGGGCTCCTTCGACGCCGGGTACGGATCGGCCCTGCTGGCGCGCCAGGTGGGCGACAAGCGCGCCCGGGAGATCTTCTTCCTGGCCCGCACCTATGACGCCCGTGACGCCGAGCGCTGGGGCGTGGTCAATGAGGCCGTCCCCCATGCCGAACTGGAGCCGACGGCGATCCAGTGGGCGCGCACGGTGGTGGGCAAGTCCCCCCAGGCGATCCGCATGCTCAAACTGGCCTTCAACCTGGCCGACGACGGCTTGGCTGGCCAGCAGGTCTTCGCCGGGGAGGCCACGCGCCTGGCCTACATGACCGATGAGGCGATCGAGGGCCGCGACGCCTTCCTCCAGCGCCGCGAGCCGGACTGGTCGGCCTTCCCCTACTACTTCTGACACTTCTGTGCGGCCCCGGCCGCCGTCGGCCCGCCGGCGATGCCCTGGGGCGCCGGCCTCCGTCCATCGCCAGGCGTCCTCTTGTCCCCTCCCCCCTGGGCATGTCACGCTCATCGCTGTCATCGGAGGGCGCCTGGAGGCGTCCTCTCTCAGGGCGGCAGGCGCTGCCGAACCAGGAGGTCCCCATGTCCACTCTCCTTGAGAAGACCGATCCCGCACGCCGTCGGATCAGCACCGCGATCATCGTGGGGCTGATCGGCGGGCTCTTCTCCGCGATCGTGAAGTTCGGCTGGGAGGTTCCCTTCCCGCCGCGCACGCCCGAGCGCAACGCCACCAACCCGCCCCAGACGATGCTGGAGCTGTGGTTCGGGATGAGCCCGGAGCAGTCCCACACGGGCATCACCTTCAACGGCAATGAGGGGCTGCCGATCTACTCCTTCATCGTCCACTTCGCCTTCGCGATCGTCTTCGCCCTGTTCTACTGCGTGGTCGCCGAGTACTACCCCCGGATCAAGATGTGGCAGGGGGCCGCCTTCGGCCTGCTGGTGTGGGTCGGCACCCATCTGACCCTCATGCCGCTGACGGGCCTGGTCCCCTCGCCCTTCCCCTGGGTGGCCGGCGGTCAGACCTGGGCCGAGCACTTCTCCGAGGCGCTGGGGCATGTGATCTGGCTGTGGGCCATTGAGATCGTGCGCCGCGATCTGCGCAACCGCATCACCCATGAGCCCGACGCCGAGGTCCCCCTGGGGGCCGAGCCCGCCCGCTGAGGGACGCCGTCGACCCCGCCTACCGGGCGACCACGGCGATGGCCACCGCCAGGGCGATGCCGTAGATGAGCTCGAGCAGTCCGGCGTCGCGCAGCACGGGGATGAGGTCGCGGCCCCGCGCGCCGCGCAGGACGGGGCGGGCGGCCCGTGAGGCCATGGCGGCGCTGGGGACCAGGACCAGCAGGCCCATGAGGGCCACCTCCCACCTGGCGGCCAGGGCGCCGTCGGCGGTCCTGGCCCAGGGCAGGGTCACCAGGCCCAGGATCAGGGGGAGCACCAGCAGGCAGATGAAGGCGTCGCGGGCCCGCTGCTCCCCCAGGCGCACCGCCAGGGTCCGCTTGCCGGCGGCGGGGTCGGTGTCGATGTCGCGCAGGTTGTTGACCATGAGCAGGGAGCAGGCGATGAGCCCGATGCCGCAGGCCGCCGGCCACAGCCACCCCGGGACCGTGCCCGCCTGGATGTAGGTGGTCCCGGCCGTGGCCACCAGGCCGAAGAAGATGAAGACGGCGACCTCCCCCAGGCCGGCGTAGCCGTAGGGGCGCGCGCCCCCGGTGTAGTACCAGGCCGCCGCGATGGCCGCGGCCCCCAGGGCCAGCATCCACCACTGGCCGCTGAGCACGATGAGCGCCAGCCCCAGCAGGGCCGCGATGCCGAAGCACCCGAAGGCGGCCTGCTTGACGGCGCGCGGGGGGACTCCCGAGGCGGTCAGGCGGGGCGGGCCCACGCGGTCATGGTCGGTGCCGCGGATGCCGTCGGAGTAGTCGTTGGCCAGGTTGCACCCGATCTGGAGGGCCAGGGCCACGCCTGCGGCCAGAAGGGTGCGCACCGGGGAGAAGGCGCCCAGGCCGGCTGCCGCGCCCGCTCCCAGGATCACGGGCGCGACCGCGGCCGGCAGCGTGCGCAGGCGCACGACCTCCGCCCAGCTGGTGGCCCGCGGCCCCGCCGCCTCCTGGTCTCCGGTGCTGCTCACGTCGTCCTCTCCGATCCGTTGCTCTGCGCTGGCACACTAACAGCGTCCGGGGCCCGGCTCAGTCCCTGACATCAACTCGTTGCCCGCCCCACAGGGGCGCTCAGGGATCGAGGCGGTCGGCCAGGATGCGGCGCAGGGCGGGAGCATCCACCTTGCCCGGGCCGCGCAGGGGGAGCTCGTCCAGGACGGCGATGGCCTTGGGGGCGTGGGCGCCGTCGAGCCGGGCCCGGGCGGCCAGGCGCAGGGCCCGCTCATCGAGTCGCGCCCCGGGGGCGGGGACCACGGCTGCGACGACGGCGCTGCCCCACTGGGCGTCGGGCAGGCCCACGACCGCCGCCTGGGCCACGCCCTCGATGCTCAGCAGGGCGGCCTCCACGGCGCTGGGCTCGACCTTGATCCCCCCGGTGATGATGACCCCGTCCATGCGGCCCAGGACCTGGAGGCGGCCACAGGCCAGGCGGCCCCGGTCGGAGGTGGCCAGGACCCGCAGGCTCCCGCTGGTGGCCCCGCTGCCGGTCCCTCTGCCGGCCGGGCGCCTCCAGGTGTGGAAGCCCTCGGCGACGCGGTGGCCCAGCCTCTCCCCGGCACGCCAGAGCGGCTCGCGGCCCATCTCACTGCCCGGCGCAGGATCAGCGGCTCCGGCCTCATGGTGACTGCCACCGGGATGTGCGTACCCCTGGGCCAGAACCGGCCCCGTGATGAGGACCCGCCCCTCGGCGTCCAGGGCGACCTCCACCCCGTCCAGGGGCACGCCGTCGTAGAGGCAGCCCCCGCCGGTCTCGCTCATGCCGTAGGTGGTGACCACCGCGATGCCGGCCTGCCGGGCGCGGTCCACCAGGCCGGGGGGCGGGGCCGCGCCCCCCAGCAGGACGGCGTCGGCCCTGGCCAGGGCGGCCACGGCGCCGGGGTGCTCCAGGGCCCGCAGCAGCTGGGT
This genomic interval carries:
- a CDS encoding YagU family protein, whose protein sequence is MSTLLEKTDPARRRISTAIIVGLIGGLFSAIVKFGWEVPFPPRTPERNATNPPQTMLELWFGMSPEQSHTGITFNGNEGLPIYSFIVHFAFAIVFALFYCVVAEYYPRIKMWQGAAFGLLVWVGTHLTLMPLTGLVPSPFPWVAGGQTWAEHFSEALGHVIWLWAIEIVRRDLRNRITHEPDAEVPLGAEPAR
- a CDS encoding 1,4-dihydroxy-2-naphthoate polyprenyltransferase, whose protein sequence is MSSTGDQEAAGPRATSWAEVVRLRTLPAAVAPVILGAGAAAGLGAFSPVRTLLAAGVALALQIGCNLANDYSDGIRGTDHDRVGPPRLTASGVPPRAVKQAAFGCFGIAALLGLALIVLSGQWWMLALGAAAIAAAWYYTGGARPYGYAGLGEVAVFIFFGLVATAGTTYIQAGTVPGWLWPAACGIGLIACSLLMVNNLRDIDTDPAAGKRTLAVRLGEQRARDAFICLLVLPLILGLVTLPWARTADGALAARWEVALMGLLVLVPSAAMASRAARPVLRGARGRDLIPVLRDAGLLELIYGIALAVAIAVVAR
- a CDS encoding AMP-binding protein, encoding MPAPAPLPVVGGTHPRDVAVLRGRLAEILQAPGRQAGPLLPVAPGQETTSACAHPGALPQGTDILLRTSGSTTGTGRLVAMSAAALLASARSTHARLGGPGTWALALPSHHVAGLQILVRGLVAGTDPVVVDTSAGFRPPDLARELERARATAQRLYTSLVPTQLLRALEHPGAVAALARADAVLLGGAAPPPGLVDRARQAGIAVVTTYGMSETGGGCLYDGVPLDGVEVALDAEGRVLITGPVLAQGYAHPGGSHHEAGAADPAPGSEMGREPLWRAGERLGHRVAEGFHTWRRPAGRGTGSGATSGSLRVLATSDRGRLACGRLQVLGRMDGVIITGGIKVEPSAVEAALLSIEGVAQAAVVGLPDAQWGSAVVAAVVPAPGARLDERALRLAARARLDGAHAPKAIAVLDELPLRGPGKVDAPALRRILADRLDP